From Caballeronia insecticola, a single genomic window includes:
- a CDS encoding Nif3-like dinuclear metal center hexameric protein translates to MDRIELELYLNNLLEIGRFKDYCPNGLQVEGARRVQKIATGVTASLAFLEAALEWGADTVLVHHGYFWRNEAPQITARKHRRLRTLIANDINLFAYHLPLDSHPEFGNNAQIGARLGLMADGRFADQDLGWVATLAMPLSLEHFTAMVENALGRKPLVFGDPDKELRRVAWCTGGAQGYFDEAIAARADVYLSGEVSEQTMHIAAESGVAYIGAGHHATERYGVQAVGAHLSEQFDIEHLFIDIDNPV, encoded by the coding sequence ATGGATCGGATCGAACTCGAATTGTATCTGAACAATCTGCTGGAAATTGGCCGCTTCAAGGACTATTGCCCGAACGGTCTGCAGGTTGAAGGCGCGCGCCGCGTGCAGAAGATCGCGACCGGCGTGACCGCCTCGCTGGCCTTTCTGGAAGCCGCGCTGGAATGGGGCGCGGACACCGTGCTCGTGCATCACGGCTACTTCTGGCGCAACGAGGCGCCGCAGATCACGGCGCGCAAGCATCGGCGGCTGCGCACGCTGATCGCCAACGACATCAACCTGTTCGCTTACCATCTGCCGCTCGACTCGCATCCCGAGTTCGGCAACAACGCGCAGATCGGCGCGCGGCTCGGCCTGATGGCAGATGGCCGTTTTGCCGACCAGGACCTTGGCTGGGTCGCGACGCTCGCGATGCCGCTCTCGCTCGAACACTTCACCGCGATGGTCGAGAACGCGCTCGGCCGCAAGCCGCTCGTGTTCGGCGATCCGGACAAGGAATTGCGTCGCGTGGCATGGTGCACGGGCGGCGCGCAGGGTTATTTCGACGAAGCCATCGCGGCCCGTGCGGACGTCTATCTGAGCGGCGAAGTCTCCGAGCAGACGATGCATATCGCGGCGGAATCGGGCGTGGCGTACATCGGCGCGGGCCATCACGCAACCGAGCGTTACGGCGTGCAGGCGGTCGGCGCGCATCTGTCCGAGCAGTTCGACATCGAACATCTTTTTATCGATATCGATAATCCGGTTTAA
- a CDS encoding glutathione S-transferase N-terminal domain-containing protein, which yields MMVLYSGTTCPFSQRCRLVLFEKGMDFEIRDVDLFNKPEDIAVMNPYGQVPILVERDLILYESNIINEYIDERFPHPQLMPADPVQRARARLFLLNFEKELFVHVGTLENEKGKAAEKNHEKARSAIRDRLTQLAPIFLKNKYMLGEEFSMLDVAIAPLLWRLDHYGIELSKNAAPLMKYAERIFSRPAYIEALTPSEKVMRR from the coding sequence ATGATGGTTCTGTATTCCGGCACTACTTGCCCGTTCTCCCAGCGCTGCCGGCTGGTGTTGTTCGAAAAGGGCATGGATTTCGAAATTCGCGACGTCGATCTGTTCAACAAGCCGGAAGACATCGCGGTGATGAACCCGTACGGCCAGGTGCCGATTCTCGTCGAGCGCGACCTGATCCTGTACGAGTCGAATATCATCAATGAATATATCGACGAACGTTTCCCGCACCCGCAGCTCATGCCGGCAGATCCGGTGCAGCGCGCCCGCGCTCGCCTGTTCCTGCTGAATTTCGAGAAGGAACTGTTCGTCCACGTCGGCACGCTCGAAAACGAAAAGGGCAAGGCCGCCGAGAAGAACCACGAGAAGGCACGCAGCGCGATCCGCGATCGCCTGACGCAGCTCGCGCCGATCTTCCTGAAGAACAAGTACATGCTCGGCGAAGAGTTCTCGATGCTCGACGTAGCGATCGCGCCCCTTTTGTGGCGTCTGGATCATTACGGCATCGAGCTCTCGAAGAACGCTGCACCGTTGATGAAGTACGCCGAGCGGATTTTCAGCCGTCCGGCCTATATTGAAGCGCTGACGCCTTCCGAAAAGGTGATGCGTCGATAG
- a CDS encoding cytochrome b encodes MASAEKEVETTGLTGWIDRRFPLTSTWKKHVSEYYAPKNFNFWYFFGSLALLVLVNQIVTGIFLTMNYKPDATLAFASVEYIMREVPWGWLIRYMHSTGASMFFVVVYLHMFRGLMYGSYRKPRELVWIFGCAIFLCLMAEAFFGYLLPWGQMSFWGAQVIVNLFSAIPFIGPDLSLWIRGDYVVSDVTLNRFFAFHVIAIPLVLIGLVVAHLVALHEVGSNNPDGIEIKAKKGADGIPLDGIPFHPYYSVHDFMGVCVFLLIFAAIIFFAPEMGGYFLEANNFVPANPLQTPSEIAPVWYFTAFYAMLRATTDPFKIVLMIVIALLGLFALVRARGKWRIGLPVLAVLVLIFMALTESKFWGVVVMGTAVVSLFFLPWLDRSPVKSIRYRPMFHKVFYAIFVFAFLVLGFLGTRPPSPAATLIAQICALIYFAFFLGMPFWTPRGKFKTPPERVHYKPH; translated from the coding sequence ATGGCTAGTGCAGAAAAGGAAGTTGAGACAACGGGCTTGACCGGTTGGATCGATCGCCGGTTTCCGCTGACCTCGACCTGGAAGAAACACGTCTCCGAATACTACGCACCGAAGAACTTCAATTTCTGGTACTTCTTCGGCTCGCTCGCGCTGCTGGTGCTGGTCAATCAGATCGTCACCGGCATCTTTCTGACGATGAACTACAAGCCCGATGCGACGCTCGCGTTCGCATCAGTCGAGTACATCATGCGCGAGGTGCCGTGGGGCTGGCTCATTCGCTACATGCACTCGACAGGCGCGTCGATGTTCTTCGTCGTCGTCTATCTGCACATGTTCCGCGGGCTGATGTATGGGTCTTATCGCAAGCCGCGCGAGCTCGTGTGGATCTTCGGCTGCGCCATCTTCCTGTGCCTGATGGCCGAAGCGTTCTTCGGTTACCTACTGCCGTGGGGACAAATGTCGTTCTGGGGCGCGCAGGTGATCGTGAACCTGTTCTCGGCGATTCCGTTCATCGGGCCGGATCTGTCGCTGTGGATTCGCGGCGATTACGTCGTGTCGGACGTCACGCTGAACCGCTTCTTCGCCTTCCACGTGATTGCTATTCCGCTGGTTCTGATCGGGCTCGTGGTGGCGCATCTGGTGGCGCTGCATGAAGTCGGCTCGAACAATCCCGACGGTATCGAGATCAAGGCGAAGAAGGGCGCCGACGGCATCCCGCTCGACGGCATCCCGTTCCATCCGTACTACTCGGTGCACGACTTCATGGGCGTGTGCGTGTTTCTGCTGATCTTCGCGGCGATCATCTTTTTCGCGCCGGAGATGGGCGGTTACTTCCTCGAAGCGAACAACTTCGTGCCGGCCAATCCGCTGCAGACGCCGTCGGAAATTGCCCCCGTCTGGTACTTCACCGCGTTCTACGCGATGCTCCGCGCGACCACCGATCCCTTCAAGATCGTGCTGATGATCGTGATCGCGCTGCTCGGCCTGTTCGCGCTCGTGCGCGCGCGCGGCAAGTGGCGTATCGGCTTGCCGGTGCTTGCGGTCCTCGTGCTGATTTTCATGGCGCTGACGGAGTCGAAGTTCTGGGGCGTGGTGGTCATGGGCACGGCGGTGGTGTCGCTGTTCTTCCTGCCGTGGCTCGATCGCAGCCCGGTCAAGTCGATCCGTTACCGGCCGATGTTTCACAAGGTCTTTTATGCGATTTTCGTGTTCGCGTTCCTGGTGCTCGGCTTCCTGGGCACGCGACCGCCATCGCCCGCCGCGACCTTGATCGCGCAGATCTGCGCGCTGATCTACTTCGCGTTTTTCCTCGGCATGCCTTTCTGGACGCCGCGCGGCAAATTCAAGACGCCGCCTGAGCGAGTGCACTACAAACCTCACTGA
- the petA gene encoding ubiquinol-cytochrome c reductase iron-sulfur subunit: MRDKDEKRVDGGRRTWLITTTAVGGFGAVATVVPFVGSFAPSEKAKAAGAPVEVDISGLKPGEMMTVAWRGKPVWIVNRTDEMLADVKKADNEVADPKSKMEFSMPLPEYCNNEFRSRADHKNIFVAVAVCTHLGCTPTPRFQEGAQPNLPDNWPGGFLCPCHGSTYDMAGRVFKNKPAPQNLDIPPFMFTSATQLVIGKDEKGEA, encoded by the coding sequence ATGCGAGACAAGGATGAGAAACGCGTCGACGGCGGCCGCCGTACCTGGCTGATTACGACGACCGCAGTAGGTGGTTTCGGAGCGGTGGCAACCGTCGTTCCTTTCGTGGGTTCGTTTGCTCCATCGGAGAAGGCCAAGGCGGCGGGCGCGCCCGTCGAGGTCGATATCAGCGGACTCAAGCCGGGCGAAATGATGACCGTCGCCTGGCGCGGCAAGCCGGTGTGGATCGTGAACCGCACGGACGAAATGCTCGCCGACGTCAAGAAGGCCGACAACGAAGTGGCGGACCCGAAGTCCAAAATGGAGTTCTCGATGCCGTTGCCGGAGTACTGCAACAACGAGTTCCGTTCGCGCGCCGATCACAAGAACATCTTCGTGGCCGTTGCCGTGTGCACGCATCTGGGTTGCACGCCGACGCCGCGCTTTCAAGAGGGTGCGCAACCCAATCTCCCCGATAACTGGCCGGGCGGCTTTCTGTGCCCGTGCCACGGCTCGACCTACGACATGGCCGGCCGCGTCTTCAAGAACAAGCCCGCGCCGCAGAACCTGGACATCCCACCGTTCATGTTCACCTCCGCGACGCAACTCGTGATCGGCAAGGACGAAAAGGGAGAGGCTTAA
- a CDS encoding histidine triad nucleotide-binding protein encodes MSQDNCIFCKIASGQLPSTKVYEDDEFVAFNDINPAAPVHVLVIPRKHIETLSHCTESDSPLLGRMVSLVGRLAKDLGVSYTGGDTGFRTVINTGPGGGQEVYHIHAHLLAGERPWRRMG; translated from the coding sequence ATGAGTCAAGACAACTGCATTTTCTGCAAGATCGCCTCTGGGCAGCTGCCGAGCACGAAGGTCTACGAGGACGATGAATTCGTCGCCTTCAACGACATCAATCCGGCCGCGCCCGTGCACGTGCTGGTGATTCCGCGCAAGCATATTGAAACGCTGTCGCATTGCACAGAAAGTGACAGTCCGCTGCTTGGTAGAATGGTGAGTCTTGTCGGACGTTTGGCGAAAGATCTGGGTGTGTCCTATACGGGTGGCGACACGGGTTTTCGCACGGTAATAAATACCGGGCCGGGCGGCGGACAGGAGGTGTATCACATCCACGCGCATTTGTTGGCCGGCGAGCGCCCGTGGCGCCGAATGGGGTAA
- a CDS encoding phosphoribosyl-ATP diphosphatase, which yields MTQATTLDTLLRLAAIIDSRKGGDPEQSYVSRLFHKGDDAVLKKIGEEATEVVLAAKDARHGGAPKALVGEVADLWFHCLVMLSHFDLSPADVIAELERREGLSGIEEKALRKSREREQNGG from the coding sequence ATGACGCAAGCCACCACGCTGGACACGCTGCTGCGCCTCGCCGCCATCATCGACAGCCGCAAGGGCGGCGATCCGGAACAATCCTACGTTTCCCGACTCTTTCATAAAGGTGACGACGCCGTTCTGAAGAAGATCGGCGAAGAAGCGACGGAAGTCGTACTCGCCGCCAAAGACGCGCGGCACGGCGGCGCGCCCAAGGCGCTCGTCGGTGAAGTCGCCGATTTGTGGTTTCACTGTCTCGTCATGCTGTCGCACTTCGACCTGAGCCCCGCCGACGTCATCGCCGAACTGGAACGACGCGAAGGTTTGTCGGGGATCGAGGAAAAGGCGCTGCGCAAATCACGCGAGCGCGAGCAGAACGGCGGCTGA
- a CDS encoding cytochrome c1 — MKKWLSTIAMIGAALFAFGAAPAHAQEEAVLDRAPDSTDNLASLQRGAQIFVNNCLNCHSANLMRYNRLSDLGLTEKQIQENLLFSTDKVGNTMSIAMRPEDAKAWFGASPPDLSVEARARGKDWLYTYLRGFYRDPTRPTGWNNRVYENVGMPHVLWTLQGIRDAKFETDTDEKTGEKVKRFVGYTQVTPGAMSSVDYDSAVADLVSYMSWMSEPAQQTRKRLGVWVLLFLALLSFLAWRLNAAYWKDIK, encoded by the coding sequence ATGAAAAAATGGCTCTCTACAATAGCGATGATCGGTGCGGCGCTGTTCGCGTTCGGCGCGGCGCCGGCGCACGCGCAGGAAGAGGCGGTGCTCGATCGCGCGCCTGACAGCACGGACAATCTGGCGTCGTTGCAGCGTGGCGCCCAGATTTTCGTGAACAACTGCCTGAATTGTCACAGCGCGAACCTGATGCGGTACAACCGGCTGTCCGACTTGGGCCTGACGGAAAAGCAGATTCAGGAGAATCTGCTGTTCTCGACGGACAAGGTCGGCAACACGATGTCGATCGCCATGCGTCCCGAAGACGCAAAGGCGTGGTTCGGTGCGTCGCCGCCGGATTTGTCGGTGGAAGCGCGCGCGCGCGGCAAGGACTGGCTCTACACCTACTTGCGGGGCTTCTACCGTGATCCGACGCGGCCGACCGGCTGGAACAACCGCGTGTATGAAAACGTCGGCATGCCGCATGTGCTGTGGACGCTGCAGGGCATTCGCGATGCCAAATTCGAGACCGATACCGACGAAAAAACCGGCGAAAAGGTCAAAAGGTTCGTGGGTTACACTCAGGTTACGCCGGGTGCCATGTCGTCCGTGGATTATGATTCTGCTGTAGCCGATCTCGTTTCGTACATGTCGTGGATGTCGGAACCCGCGCAGCAGACGCGCAAGCGGCTCGGCGTCTGGGTTCTGCTGTTTCTGGCGCTCCTGAGTTTCCTCGCGTGGCGCCTGAACGCGGCATACTGGAAAGATATCAAATAG
- the hisF gene encoding imidazole glycerol phosphate synthase subunit HisF: MALAKRIIPCLDVTAGRVVKGVNFVELRDAGDPVEIARRYDDQGADELTFLDITATSDQRDLILPIIEAVASQVFIPLTVGGGVRAVEDVRRLLNAGADKISMNSSAVANPQLVRDASDKHGSQCIVVAIDAKRVSAEGEAPRWEVFTHGGRKATGIDAIEWARKMAEFGAGEILLTSMDRDGTKSGFDLALTRAVSDAVPVPVIASGGVGSLKHLADGIVEGHADAVLAASIFHYGEHTVGEAKRFMAEQGISVRT, from the coding sequence ATGGCTCTCGCAAAACGCATCATTCCCTGTCTCGACGTGACCGCGGGCCGCGTCGTCAAAGGGGTCAATTTCGTCGAGCTGCGCGACGCGGGCGATCCCGTCGAAATCGCGCGGCGCTACGACGATCAAGGCGCCGACGAACTCACGTTCCTCGACATCACCGCGACGTCCGATCAGCGCGATCTGATCCTGCCGATCATCGAGGCGGTCGCGTCTCAGGTATTCATTCCGCTGACCGTCGGCGGCGGCGTGCGCGCGGTCGAAGACGTGCGCCGCCTGCTCAACGCGGGCGCGGACAAGATCAGCATGAATTCGTCGGCGGTCGCGAATCCGCAACTCGTGCGCGACGCGTCCGACAAGCACGGCTCGCAATGCATCGTCGTCGCAATCGACGCGAAGCGCGTCTCCGCCGAAGGCGAAGCGCCGCGCTGGGAAGTGTTCACGCACGGCGGCCGCAAGGCCACGGGCATCGACGCGATCGAATGGGCGCGCAAGATGGCCGAATTCGGCGCGGGCGAAATCCTGCTTACCAGCATGGATCGCGACGGCACGAAATCTGGCTTCGATCTCGCACTGACGCGCGCCGTGTCGGACGCGGTGCCGGTGCCGGTGATCGCGTCGGGCGGCGTCGGGTCGCTCAAGCATCTGGCGGATGGCATCGTCGAAGGGCACGCCGACGCCGTGCTGGCCGCGAGCATCTTCCACTACGGCGAGCACACGGTCGGGGAAGCCAAGCGCTTCATGGCCGAGCAAGGCATTTCGGTGAGGACGTAA
- the tatA gene encoding Sec-independent protein translocase subunit TatA, translating into MGSLSIWHWLIVLLIVALVFGTKKLRNIGGDLGGAVKGFKEGMRDGETPANSAEQRELPRNGAVDVEAKDKSRSGDYR; encoded by the coding sequence ATGGGTTCGTTAAGCATTTGGCATTGGTTGATCGTTCTGCTGATCGTGGCGCTCGTCTTCGGTACGAAGAAGCTGCGCAATATCGGCGGTGATCTGGGCGGCGCGGTGAAGGGCTTCAAGGAAGGCATGCGCGACGGCGAGACACCGGCCAATTCCGCCGAGCAGCGCGAACTGCCGCGCAACGGCGCCGTCGACGTCGAGGCGAAAGACAAGTCCCGTTCGGGCGACTACCGTTAA
- the hisA gene encoding 1-(5-phosphoribosyl)-5-[(5-phosphoribosylamino)methylideneamino]imidazole-4-carboxamide isomerase has protein sequence MLLIPAIDLKDGQCVRLKQGDMDQATIFSEDPAAMARHWVDRGARRLHLVDLNGAFAGKPRNGDAIRAIIDEVGGEIPVQLGGGIRDLETIERYLDDGLAYVIIGTAAVKNPGFLQDACTAFAGHIIVGLDAKDGKVATDGWSKLTGHEVVDLGRKFEDYGCESIIYTDIGRDGMLQGINIDATVRLAKAVKIPVIASGGLSSIADIESLCEVEGEGIEGVICGRAIYSGDLDFQSAQTRADALREADGA, from the coding sequence ATGCTGCTCATTCCGGCCATCGATCTTAAGGACGGTCAGTGCGTGCGCCTCAAGCAAGGCGATATGGACCAGGCGACCATTTTTTCAGAAGATCCGGCGGCCATGGCCCGACATTGGGTCGATCGCGGCGCACGGCGTCTCCATCTCGTCGATCTGAACGGTGCATTCGCCGGCAAGCCGCGAAACGGCGACGCCATTCGCGCGATCATCGACGAAGTCGGCGGCGAGATTCCGGTGCAGCTCGGCGGCGGCATCCGTGATCTCGAAACCATCGAGCGCTATCTGGACGACGGCCTCGCGTACGTGATCATCGGCACGGCGGCGGTGAAGAATCCCGGTTTCCTGCAGGACGCGTGCACCGCGTTTGCCGGGCATATCATCGTCGGGCTGGACGCGAAGGACGGCAAGGTCGCGACCGACGGCTGGAGCAAGCTGACCGGCCATGAAGTCGTGGACCTCGGCCGCAAGTTCGAGGATTACGGCTGCGAGTCGATCATCTATACCGACATCGGCCGCGACGGCATGCTCCAGGGCATCAACATCGACGCGACCGTGCGCCTCGCGAAGGCGGTGAAGATTCCGGTCATCGCGAGCGGCGGGCTGTCGAGCATCGCGGACATCGAATCGCTCTGTGAAGTCGAGGGCGAAGGCATCGAAGGTGTGATCTGCGGCCGCGCGATCTACTCCGGCGATCTCGATTTCCAGTCGGCCCAGACGCGCGCCGATGCACTTCGCGAGGCCGACGGCGCCTGA
- a CDS encoding S1C family serine protease, with amino-acid sequence MLRRFWLFFAQAVTVLLALMFIIATLKPQWLQRQGQFGKQLAEPIVALQEVAPSIGSRPLQSSFSEGAQKAMPAVVNVFSSKDGNLPPDPRAKDPLFRYFFGDKNKRKSDEPPASNLGSGVIVSSEGYILTNQHVVDGADQIEVALADGRTSSAKVIGVDPETDLAVLKINMTNLPSITLGRMDQTRVGDVVLAIGNPFGVGQTVTMGIVSALGRNHLGINTFENFIQTDAAINPGNSGGALVDVNGNLLGINTAIYSRSGGSLGIGFAIPVSTARSVLESIITTGSVTRGWIGVEPQDVTPEIAESFGLDQKSGAIVAGVLQGGPADKAGIKPGDILVSINDDTITDTTRLLNVVAQIKPGTSVKVHLMRKNKELDVNVMIGKRPAPPRAPQMPDEDQGDQGDE; translated from the coding sequence ATGCTTAGACGCTTCTGGCTATTTTTTGCCCAAGCGGTCACGGTGCTTTTGGCCCTGATGTTCATCATCGCGACCTTGAAACCGCAGTGGCTTCAACGTCAGGGGCAATTCGGCAAACAGCTTGCAGAGCCGATCGTCGCGCTGCAGGAAGTGGCGCCGAGCATCGGTTCGCGCCCGCTTCAGTCTTCGTTTTCGGAAGGCGCACAAAAGGCGATGCCGGCCGTCGTGAACGTGTTCTCCAGCAAGGACGGCAATCTGCCGCCCGACCCGCGCGCCAAAGACCCGCTATTCCGCTATTTCTTCGGCGATAAAAACAAGCGCAAGAGCGACGAGCCGCCCGCGTCGAATCTCGGCTCCGGTGTCATCGTCAGCTCGGAAGGTTACATTCTAACGAACCAGCATGTCGTCGACGGCGCCGATCAAATTGAAGTGGCCCTCGCCGATGGTCGCACGTCGAGCGCGAAAGTGATCGGCGTCGATCCGGAAACCGATCTCGCCGTGCTGAAGATCAACATGACCAACCTGCCGAGCATCACGCTCGGGCGCATGGACCAGACGCGCGTCGGCGACGTGGTGCTCGCGATCGGCAATCCGTTCGGCGTAGGCCAGACGGTCACCATGGGCATCGTCAGCGCGCTCGGGCGCAATCACCTCGGCATCAATACGTTCGAGAACTTCATCCAGACCGACGCGGCCATCAATCCCGGCAACTCGGGCGGGGCGCTCGTGGACGTGAACGGCAATCTGCTCGGCATCAACACGGCGATCTATTCGCGCAGCGGCGGCTCGCTCGGCATCGGCTTCGCGATTCCCGTGTCGACGGCGCGCAGCGTGCTCGAGAGCATCATCACGACCGGAAGCGTGACGCGCGGCTGGATCGGCGTCGAGCCGCAGGACGTGACGCCGGAGATCGCGGAATCGTTCGGGCTGGACCAGAAGTCCGGCGCGATCGTCGCGGGCGTGCTCCAGGGCGGCCCGGCCGACAAGGCAGGCATCAAGCCGGGCGACATCCTCGTGTCCATCAACGACGACACCATCACGGACACCACGCGGCTGCTCAATGTCGTCGCGCAGATCAAGCCGGGCACGTCGGTGAAGGTTCACCTGATGCGCAAGAACAAGGAACTCGACGTCAACGTGATGATCGGCAAACGCCCCGCGCCGCCGCGCGCGCCGCAAATGCCGGATGAAGATCAGGGCGATCAGGGCGACGAATAA
- a CDS encoding DUF4870 family protein — protein sequence MNRPYEPYPPPVIQESTDPERLRNLRTFTHILYALYAVYWLTGGLTGLVAIILNYVKRGDAIGTPYEDHFNWQIRTFWWALLGHVIGFALILIGVGFLILAAVSIWTLYRIIKGWLFLYEKKTIEPRAWF from the coding sequence ATGAACCGGCCTTACGAACCGTACCCGCCGCCTGTCATTCAGGAGTCGACCGATCCGGAACGTCTGCGCAACCTGCGCACGTTCACGCACATTCTCTATGCGTTGTACGCCGTCTACTGGCTGACGGGCGGACTGACCGGGCTTGTCGCGATCATCCTCAACTACGTGAAGCGCGGCGACGCCATCGGCACGCCGTATGAAGATCACTTCAACTGGCAAATCCGCACGTTCTGGTGGGCGTTGCTGGGCCACGTGATCGGTTTCGCGCTGATCTTGATCGGCGTCGGCTTTCTGATTCTCGCCGCGGTCAGCATCTGGACGCTTTATCGCATCATCAAGGGCTGGCTGTTCCTTTACGAAAAGAAGACGATCGAACCGCGCGCGTGGTTCTGA
- the hisI gene encoding phosphoribosyl-AMP cyclohydrolase, with protein MSDQDNWLDKVKWDANGLVPVIAQEASTNDVLMFAWMNREALAKTIELKRAVYFSRSRQRLWFKGEESGHVQHVHDVRLDCDEDVVLLKVEQVSGIACHTGRHSCFFQKFEGTAEHGEWVAVEPVLKDPESIYK; from the coding sequence GTGAGCGACCAAGACAACTGGCTCGACAAAGTGAAGTGGGACGCGAACGGCCTCGTGCCGGTGATCGCGCAGGAAGCGTCCACCAACGACGTCCTGATGTTCGCGTGGATGAATCGCGAGGCGCTCGCTAAAACCATCGAACTGAAGCGTGCTGTGTATTTTTCGCGCTCGCGTCAGCGCCTGTGGTTCAAGGGCGAGGAGTCGGGGCACGTGCAGCATGTGCACGACGTGCGCCTCGATTGCGACGAAGACGTCGTGCTGCTCAAAGTCGAGCAAGTGTCGGGTATCGCGTGCCATACCGGCCGCCATTCCTGTTTTTTCCAGAAATTCGAAGGCACGGCGGAGCACGGCGAGTGGGTCGCCGTCGAGCCGGTCCTGAAAGACCCAGAAAGCATTTACAAATGA
- the tatC gene encoding twin-arginine translocase subunit TatC, with translation MSDPQHTKEEPVEETFISHLVELRDRIIRAGASVIVVFIALVYWAPDIFKLLARPLMQNLPADGKMIVTDVTGSFFVPMKVTMLVAFVIALPLVLYQIWAFVAPGLYQHEKKLVAPLVFSSYSLFLCGMAFAYFVVFPTIFRVMAHYNAPLGAEMTTDIDNYLSFVLTMFIAFGVTFEVPIVVVLLARMGVVSIQKLKQIRPYVIVGAFVISAVVTPPDVFSQLILAIPLVILYEAGIIAARLVIGKDGIKNKEAAAE, from the coding sequence GTGAGCGACCCGCAACACACTAAAGAAGAGCCCGTCGAAGAGACGTTCATATCGCATCTCGTCGAACTGCGCGACCGCATCATTCGCGCGGGCGCCTCGGTGATCGTGGTGTTCATCGCGCTGGTGTACTGGGCGCCGGACATCTTCAAGCTGCTTGCCCGTCCGCTGATGCAGAACCTGCCGGCCGACGGGAAGATGATCGTGACGGACGTCACCGGCTCGTTCTTCGTGCCGATGAAAGTGACGATGCTCGTCGCCTTCGTGATCGCGCTGCCGTTGGTGCTGTATCAGATCTGGGCGTTCGTCGCGCCCGGCCTGTATCAGCACGAGAAGAAGCTCGTCGCGCCGCTGGTTTTCAGCAGCTATTCGCTATTTCTGTGCGGCATGGCGTTCGCGTACTTCGTCGTGTTTCCGACGATCTTCCGCGTGATGGCGCACTACAACGCGCCGCTTGGCGCGGAAATGACCACGGACATCGACAATTACCTGAGCTTCGTGCTCACGATGTTCATCGCGTTCGGCGTGACGTTCGAGGTGCCGATCGTCGTCGTGCTGCTGGCGCGCATGGGCGTCGTGTCGATTCAGAAGCTCAAGCAGATCCGGCCGTATGTGATTGTCGGCGCGTTCGTGATCTCGGCGGTCGTCACGCCGCCCGATGTCTTCTCGCAACTGATCCTCGCGATTCCGCTCGTCATTCTTTATGAGGCGGGCATCATCGCGGCGCGGCTGGTGATCGGCAAGGACGGGATAAAGAACAAGGAAGCGGCGGCGGAGTAG
- the tatB gene encoding Sec-independent protein translocase protein TatB yields the protein MLDLGLTKMAVIGVVALVVLGPERLPGVARTAGALFGRAQRYINDVKSEVAREMELDELKKMRTEFETAASNVESSIHDTLRRHETELNDAFSQGTSVTPSIAGGESDAANSAASDKPWVNTQASSAKRKNWRVKQSAVPNWYKRTTTRRTRVLSGAARVARHTPATLRRPTKFF from the coding sequence ATGCTCGATCTCGGTCTGACCAAAATGGCGGTCATCGGCGTCGTCGCGCTGGTGGTGCTCGGGCCGGAGCGCCTGCCCGGCGTCGCCCGCACGGCCGGCGCGCTCTTCGGACGCGCGCAGCGCTACATCAATGACGTCAAGTCGGAAGTGGCGCGCGAGATGGAACTCGATGAGCTGAAGAAAATGCGCACCGAGTTCGAGACCGCGGCCTCGAACGTCGAATCGTCGATTCACGACACGCTGCGTCGCCACGAGACCGAACTGAACGATGCGTTTAGCCAGGGCACATCGGTCACGCCGAGCATCGCGGGCGGCGAGTCTGACGCCGCAAACAGCGCGGCATCCGACAAGCCGTGGGTCAACACGCAGGCGTCGAGCGCGAAACGCAAGAACTGGCGCGTCAAGCAGAGCGCGGTTCCCAACTGGTACAAGCGCACGACCACGCGTCGAACGCGCGTCCTGTCGGGTGCGGCGCGCGTCGCGCGTCATACACCCGCCACCTTGCGCCGGCCGACGAAATTCTTCTGA